In Psychrobacter sp. JCM 18902, a single window of DNA contains:
- a CDS encoding ATP phosphoribosyltransferase regulatory subunit → MSVSSDSAKLAQLNTTNEAAAQPAENTATSTSMPYLNNFASDVANSWLLPDGVVDVLFEDARKQEVLRYQLTQQLIGHGYQLVNPPMIEFTESLLSGASEDLKRQTFKIIDQLTGRLMGLRADITPQILRIDAHWGGTGIARYCYAGDVIHTLPSGLFGSRTPLQLGAEIFGCASLAADIELIDVLFGMINKLNMSATLHIDLGHVAIFKRLAELAALSDNDTEQLMHLYANKNLPELKRVCQLLSMGDDFYALARFGHDITNLLARLSETAQQDTQVATAINELQRLKTHLQDQWQCPVSIDVTELSGYHYHTGIVFNGYINSETQPLVRGGRFDGMQSGNQLAINQPREATGFSMDVSRLLAHTQLETPIIVLVDYEALSSANQEQRQILLQQVESLREQGYRVTMPLNAEDRPSDMTHLLSFIDNHWQLQSI, encoded by the coding sequence GTGTCTGTCAGTTCTGATTCTGCAAAACTTGCCCAGTTAAATACGACTAATGAAGCGGCGGCTCAGCCTGCTGAAAACACTGCTACCTCTACTAGCATGCCATATTTAAACAACTTTGCCAGCGACGTTGCCAATAGCTGGTTGCTGCCTGATGGGGTGGTGGATGTGCTGTTCGAAGATGCGCGTAAGCAAGAAGTGCTTAGGTATCAGCTGACTCAGCAGCTTATTGGTCATGGTTATCAGTTGGTTAATCCACCAATGATTGAATTTACTGAGTCATTGTTGAGTGGCGCCTCAGAAGATTTAAAGCGCCAAACCTTCAAGATTATCGATCAGCTAACGGGTCGCTTGATGGGTCTGCGTGCAGATATCACCCCGCAGATTTTGCGTATTGATGCGCATTGGGGCGGCACAGGTATTGCGCGTTATTGCTATGCAGGTGATGTGATTCATACCTTGCCATCAGGGCTATTTGGCTCACGTACGCCTTTGCAGCTCGGCGCTGAAATATTTGGCTGTGCTTCACTTGCCGCAGATATTGAGCTGATAGATGTTTTGTTTGGCATGATAAATAAGCTAAATATGAGTGCGACGCTGCATATAGACTTGGGTCATGTGGCGATATTCAAACGCTTGGCTGAGTTGGCAGCGTTGTCTGATAATGACACTGAGCAACTCATGCATTTATATGCCAATAAAAATCTACCAGAGCTAAAGCGTGTCTGCCAGTTATTGTCAATGGGTGATGATTTTTATGCATTGGCACGTTTTGGCCATGATATTACCAATCTATTGGCGAGATTGTCAGAGACTGCACAGCAGGACACGCAAGTCGCGACTGCTATCAATGAATTACAACGCTTAAAAACGCATCTACAAGACCAGTGGCAATGCCCTGTGAGTATCGATGTGACGGAATTATCAGGCTATCATTATCACACGGGTATTGTGTTCAACGGCTATATCAATAGTGAGACGCAACCTCTGGTACGTGGCGGTCGTTTCGATGGTATGCAAAGTGGCAACCAGTTGGCAATTAATCAGCCACGTGAAGCTACTGGTTTTAGTATGGATGTCAGTCGTTTGCTTGCACACACGCAGCTTGAGACGCCAATCATCGTATTGGTCGACTATGAAGCCTTGAGCAGTGCGAACCAAGAACAGAGACAGATACTGCTACAGCAGGTTGAGAGTCTACGTGAGCAAGGCTATCGCGTCACCATGCCATTGAATGCAGAAGATCGTCCCTCTGATATGACGCATCTTTTGAGCTTTATAGATAATCATTGGCAGTTACAGAGTATTTAA
- a CDS encoding phosphate-starvation-inducible protein PsiE codes for MAKKNVGVHARLQGIGREFVDVCHYVILFLISVVVVWTAGKEFVGIVQKGSADLKDILMLFIYLELLAMIGIYFKTHRLPVQFLIFIAITALSRHLVVDVQAVSDYFHLWLLATISVAIMLLSGSIVVLTWTAKTFGRPEDNLDKQHANLTIKALLPDNAQAPDSHTKHRRE; via the coding sequence ATGGCTAAAAAAAACGTAGGTGTTCATGCGCGACTACAAGGTATCGGTAGAGAGTTTGTCGATGTCTGTCATTACGTTATTTTATTTCTAATCAGTGTGGTTGTCGTTTGGACCGCTGGCAAAGAGTTCGTTGGTATTGTTCAAAAAGGCTCAGCGGATTTAAAAGACATATTGATGTTGTTTATTTACCTTGAGCTGCTGGCGATGATAGGTATTTATTTTAAAACCCATCGTCTGCCGGTACAGTTTTTGATATTTATCGCGATTACTGCTTTGTCACGACATTTGGTGGTCGATGTACAGGCGGTCTCAGACTATTTCCATTTATGGCTGCTGGCGACAATTTCTGTGGCCATTATGCTATTGAGCGGTTCTATCGTAGTATTAACTTGGACAGCAAAAACGTTTGGCCGTCCAGAGGACAATCTTGATAAACAGCATGCAAACTTAACGATTAAAGCGCTGTTACCTGATAATGCTCAAGCGCCTGATAGTCATACCAAGCATCGCCGTGAATAA
- a CDS encoding lysozyme inhibitor LprI family protein produces the protein MKATIIKHSIGKTALALLTSAAFMFPMLSWGAQNCDKPNNDFDDLYCLTKVYLEADKELNNSYAKLAKQLNSQQKSKLKRAQLAWIRERNDQCSYNNDEGFFVNMGCATRVTTERVNFLNDRVRECSAGSCRDSRLGE, from the coding sequence ATGAAAGCGACTATTATCAAGCACTCTATAGGCAAAACAGCTTTAGCGCTGCTAACGTCTGCGGCTTTTATGTTTCCTATGCTGTCATGGGGCGCGCAAAACTGTGATAAACCCAACAATGATTTTGATGATTTATATTGCTTAACGAAAGTATATTTAGAAGCGGATAAAGAGCTGAATAATTCTTATGCAAAATTGGCTAAGCAGTTAAATAGCCAGCAAAAATCCAAATTAAAGCGCGCACAACTGGCGTGGATACGCGAGCGTAATGACCAATGTAGTTATAATAATGATGAAGGATTTTTTGTCAATATGGGCTGTGCGACTCGGGTGACAACTGAGCGAGTGAACTTCTTAAATGATCGTGTGCGTGAATGTAGCGCTGGCAGTTGCCGCGACAGCCGCTTAGGCGAGTAG
- a CDS encoding adenylosuccinate synthase — protein sequence MGKNVVVLGSQWGDEGKGKIVDLLTEKASAVARFQGGHNAGHTLVVDGKTTILHLIPSGILREGVTCFIGNGVVLAPDALLKEMKELEDNNVPVRERLRISPNCPLIMPYHVALDQAREAKRGTGKIGTTGRGIGPAYEDKVARRAIKLADLFRDDLEEKLRNLIEYHNFQLTQYYKVEAIDFDETLKLCQEWKEEIKGMVTDVTEDLNQLRLAGKNLMFEGAQGTLLDIDHGTYPFVTSSSVTAGGVSTGTGIGPLYLDYVLGITKAYTTRVGSGPFPTELFDDVGAHLAKVGHEFGATTGRARRCGWFDAEALRRAVVLNSMSGICLTKLDVLDGLEELLIGVGYNLPETECAGAHDAEFYESVTPKYETMQGWSESTVGITNYDELPENAKKYIKRIEALIGCPVDIISTGPDREETIVLRDPYDA from the coding sequence ATGGGTAAGAATGTCGTAGTTTTGGGTAGCCAATGGGGCGATGAAGGTAAAGGTAAAATCGTCGATTTACTAACCGAAAAAGCTTCAGCAGTTGCACGTTTTCAAGGCGGACATAACGCTGGTCACACGTTAGTTGTCGATGGCAAAACCACCATCCTACATTTAATCCCATCAGGTATTTTACGTGAAGGCGTTACCTGCTTCATCGGTAACGGTGTGGTATTAGCACCTGACGCCTTATTAAAAGAGATGAAAGAGCTAGAAGATAACAACGTACCTGTACGTGAGCGTCTGCGTATCTCTCCAAACTGCCCACTTATCATGCCGTATCATGTGGCACTTGACCAAGCACGTGAAGCAAAACGCGGTACCGGTAAAATTGGTACGACAGGTCGGGGTATTGGACCTGCTTATGAAGACAAAGTAGCCCGCCGTGCTATTAAGCTTGCTGACTTGTTCCGTGATGATTTAGAAGAAAAACTCCGCAACTTAATTGAATATCATAACTTCCAACTGACTCAATATTATAAAGTTGAAGCGATTGATTTTGATGAGACACTTAAGCTTTGCCAAGAGTGGAAAGAAGAGATTAAAGGTATGGTTACTGATGTAACCGAAGACCTTAATCAATTGCGTCTGGCTGGCAAGAACCTGATGTTTGAAGGCGCGCAAGGTACATTACTTGATATCGATCATGGTACATATCCGTTTGTGACCAGCTCAAGCGTAACTGCTGGCGGCGTGTCTACTGGTACAGGTATCGGTCCATTGTACTTAGATTACGTACTTGGTATCACTAAAGCTTATACTACCCGTGTCGGTAGTGGTCCATTCCCAACTGAACTATTTGATGATGTTGGTGCGCATTTGGCTAAAGTCGGTCATGAATTTGGTGCGACCACTGGTCGTGCGCGTCGCTGTGGTTGGTTCGATGCGGAAGCATTACGCCGTGCCGTGGTACTGAACTCTATGTCAGGTATCTGCTTAACTAAGCTTGACGTATTAGATGGTCTTGAAGAGTTACTAATCGGTGTGGGTTATAACTTGCCTGAAACTGAGTGTGCAGGCGCACATGATGCTGAATTCTATGAGTCAGTAACGCCTAAATATGAGACGATGCAAGGGTGGAGTGAGTCAACCGTTGGTATCACTAACTATGATGAACTTCCAGAAAATGCTAAAAAATACATCAAACGTATCGAAGCGTTGATTGGTTGCCCAGTTGATATTATCTCAACCGGTCCTGACCGCGAAGAAACAATTGTATTGCGCGACCCGTATGATGCTTAG
- the corA gene encoding magnesium/cobalt transporter CorA: MENNNDQLIKKTARIAPNSNINRIYADMNDEHLYLDNDDSYIYGDADTTTEDTIETMTVYDPDSERYEDIDSSSADEVVNCYAYSRKTGENLDKLALNDVSRALNNNGQFIWLGLYNPSLETMVKVKEAFGLHELAIEDAFADHQRAKVENYDNDMVFVVLRTAKLEDNVIRYGTTAIFMGKNYLITIRNGPSNSYAPVREHCHRRPEKLRMGPIFVLHAILDFIVDNYMPITDRLGRYLREQERYVFTYEFDKGTLKNLYELKSQLVHMRAIILPVQDICSFFINHKKSEMVSGFSQAAKPYFRDVNDHLLHSLDAINGLNEMLSVVMNTYMAMVNMGQNEVVRKLAAWAGILAVPTAIAGIYGMNFDFMPELHWQYSYFVIMLIIGSLCGYLYYNFKRLKWL, from the coding sequence ATGGAAAACAATAACGACCAGTTGATCAAAAAAACCGCGCGTATTGCACCTAACTCTAATATCAATCGTATTTACGCCGATATGAATGATGAACATCTCTATCTAGACAATGATGACAGCTATATCTATGGCGATGCTGATACCACCACTGAGGACACCATCGAGACCATGACGGTCTACGATCCTGACTCTGAACGCTATGAGGATATTGACTCTTCCAGTGCCGATGAAGTCGTCAATTGCTATGCTTACTCACGTAAAACGGGTGAAAATCTCGATAAATTGGCGCTAAACGATGTTAGTCGTGCCTTAAATAATAATGGTCAGTTTATTTGGCTTGGTCTCTATAATCCAAGCCTAGAAACCATGGTCAAAGTCAAAGAAGCCTTTGGGCTACATGAGTTGGCGATTGAGGATGCATTTGCCGATCACCAGCGTGCCAAAGTCGAGAACTACGACAATGACATGGTGTTTGTGGTATTGCGTACCGCTAAGCTTGAGGACAATGTCATTCGCTATGGCACCACCGCGATATTTATGGGCAAAAACTACCTGATTACCATCCGTAATGGTCCATCAAACTCCTACGCACCTGTCCGTGAGCATTGTCATCGTCGCCCTGAAAAGCTGCGCATGGGGCCGATATTTGTACTGCATGCTATTCTCGATTTTATCGTGGATAATTATATGCCGATTACCGATCGTTTAGGTCGCTATTTGCGTGAGCAAGAACGTTACGTGTTTACCTATGAGTTTGATAAAGGTACATTAAAAAACCTTTATGAGCTCAAATCGCAACTCGTACATATGCGGGCGATTATTTTGCCAGTACAAGATATCTGTAGTTTTTTTATCAATCATAAAAAAAGCGAGATGGTCTCTGGTTTTTCTCAGGCCGCTAAGCCCTACTTTCGCGACGTCAATGACCATTTGCTACACTCATTAGACGCCATTAATGGTCTGAATGAGATGCTGAGTGTGGTCATGAATACCTATATGGCCATGGTTAATATGGGACAGAACGAGGTGGTGCGTAAGCTTGCTGCTTGGGCAGGTATTTTAGCTGTACCGACGGCCATTGCAGGTATCTATGGGATGAACTTTGATTTTATGCCCGAGCTGCATTGGCAATATTCCTACTTTGTCATCATGCTCATCATTGGGTCATTATGTGGCTATTTATATTACAATTTTAAAAGGCTTAAATGGTTATAA
- a CDS encoding di-heme oxidoredictase family protein: protein MALLLTACGGSDDSNNSSNDGNTNAPNPPTTPDTPEIDTNWQPAGGSATIAANGSQPFLQIMPNLPSSALGGVSPGRELFITEWTPANEGRVLFDGVGPLLNANACTQCHSAEGRKPIYAVNGQLSDAILFRLGNKQGLPHAYYGEQMQHQSIATSINPEGNMRYAAMPSQNDKPAGIQFSFTPTDPNQPLGNTAISGRISPQLVGMGLLDLIPEANIIAAADPDDNNQDGISGRVHWVQDGKQQRIGRFGWKAINSSLRTQNANAMSQDMGLTTSVFMDPNCTVNQPICWTAANGGSPEVSDSSLDAVTDFMTALAVPERRIDDLSDFNKGAQLFAQVGCAGCHTPKQKTGSSERFPLLSQQNIYPYTDLLLHDMGAGLDDSVKEKNAESFEWRTPPLWGIGIVARDPEARFLHDGRASSLTEAILWHGGEAEGTKTRFTQLSATQKQTLMTFLKGI, encoded by the coding sequence ATGGCGCTGCTGCTCACTGCTTGTGGTGGCTCAGATGATTCAAATAATTCCAGTAATGATGGCAATACTAATGCACCCAACCCACCCACTACTCCTGACACTCCAGAAATCGATACCAACTGGCAGCCAGCAGGCGGCAGTGCTACGATTGCCGCCAATGGATCACAGCCTTTTTTGCAAATCATGCCCAATCTACCGAGCAGCGCTTTAGGCGGGGTATCACCTGGACGTGAGTTATTTATCACAGAGTGGACACCAGCAAATGAGGGTCGCGTACTGTTCGATGGTGTGGGGCCACTGTTAAATGCCAATGCCTGTACCCAATGTCATAGCGCTGAAGGTCGCAAACCTATTTATGCAGTCAATGGTCAGCTGAGTGATGCGATTTTATTCCGGTTGGGTAATAAGCAAGGCCTGCCACATGCTTATTACGGTGAACAGATGCAGCATCAAAGTATTGCCACAAGTATCAATCCCGAAGGGAACATGCGCTACGCAGCGATGCCCAGTCAAAATGATAAACCTGCTGGCATACAGTTTAGCTTTACTCCAACTGACCCTAATCAACCCTTAGGAAATACAGCGATTAGCGGACGTATCTCACCGCAATTGGTCGGCATGGGCTTGCTCGACCTGATTCCTGAAGCGAATATCATTGCGGCAGCTGACCCTGATGATAACAATCAAGACGGTATCAGTGGCCGCGTACATTGGGTACAAGATGGCAAACAGCAGCGCATTGGCCGCTTTGGATGGAAGGCCATTAACTCAAGCCTGCGTACCCAAAATGCCAATGCCATGTCGCAAGATATGGGTTTGACCACCTCGGTATTTATGGATCCTAACTGTACGGTAAATCAGCCTATTTGTTGGACAGCAGCGAATGGCGGCTCTCCAGAAGTCTCAGACAGCAGTCTAGACGCCGTGACCGATTTTATGACCGCCCTTGCCGTACCTGAAAGGCGAATAGACGATTTATCAGATTTTAATAAAGGAGCGCAACTGTTTGCACAAGTCGGCTGTGCTGGCTGTCACACACCCAAGCAAAAAACAGGCAGTAGTGAGCGCTTCCCGCTCCTATCACAGCAAAACATTTATCCTTATACTGATTTATTACTGCATGATATGGGTGCTGGACTAGATGACAGCGTGAAGGAGAAAAATGCAGAAAGCTTTGAGTGGCGTACACCGCCATTGTGGGGAATTGGCATTGTGGCACGTGATCCAGAAGCGCGGTTTTTGCATGATGGTCGTGCCAGCAGCTTGACTGAAGCGATACTCTGGCATGGTGGTGAAGCAGAAGGTACAAAGACACGCTTTACACAGTTATCCGCCACGCAAAAACAAACATTAATGACCTTCTTAAAAGGCATTTAA
- the folD gene encoding bifunctional methylenetetrahydrofolate dehydrogenase/methenyltetrahydrofolate cyclohydrolase FolD, with protein MSTAQGSATVLDGKALAKQIEQQLSTRVDAIKNKTGRTPSLATILVGDDPASATYVRMKGNACKRVGMDSIRVEMPSATTTEELIAKIDELNSNPDVHGILLQHPVPAHIDERACFEQIDLAKDVDGVTCLGFGRMAMQQSAYGSCTPQGIMHLLEHNNIELAGKEAVVVGRSAILGKPMAMMLLNANCTVTICHSRTQDLESHIKRADIVVGAVGVPELIKANWIKVGAVVIDAGFHPTDNGGVGDIELQGVENIASAYTPVPGGVGPMTINTLIRQTVDAAEKSAGLNIG; from the coding sequence ATGTCAACTGCCCAAGGATCTGCTACCGTTTTGGACGGTAAAGCACTTGCTAAACAAATAGAACAGCAACTGAGTACGCGTGTAGACGCTATCAAGAATAAAACAGGACGCACCCCAAGCTTAGCGACGATATTGGTCGGCGACGATCCCGCTTCTGCGACTTATGTACGTATGAAAGGTAATGCTTGTAAACGTGTCGGCATGGATTCTATACGCGTTGAGATGCCAAGTGCGACAACCACTGAAGAGCTGATAGCGAAAATAGATGAGCTCAATAGTAATCCAGACGTCCATGGTATCTTGCTACAACATCCAGTGCCTGCACATATCGATGAGCGTGCTTGCTTTGAGCAGATTGACTTGGCAAAAGACGTCGATGGTGTGACCTGTCTTGGCTTTGGTCGTATGGCGATGCAGCAGAGCGCTTATGGTTCATGTACTCCGCAAGGCATCATGCATTTACTAGAGCACAATAATATTGAGCTTGCTGGCAAAGAAGCCGTGGTCGTAGGCCGCAGTGCAATTTTAGGTAAACCAATGGCAATGATGCTATTAAATGCCAACTGTACTGTGACGATTTGCCATTCAAGAACGCAGGATTTAGAGTCCCATATTAAGCGTGCGGATATCGTGGTTGGGGCAGTGGGCGTGCCTGAACTGATCAAAGCTAATTGGATCAAAGTGGGCGCTGTGGTTATCGATGCAGGCTTTCATCCAACGGATAATGGCGGCGTCGGTGACATTGAGTTGCAAGGTGTTGAAAACATCGCCAGTGCTTATACGCCTGTACCGGGCGGCGTGGGTCCAATGACCATTAATACCCTCATTCGCCAAACCGTTGATGCTGCTGAAAAATCTGCCGGTTTGAATATCGGCTAA
- the ndk gene encoding nucleoside-diphosphate kinase, with protein sequence MANERTLSIIKPDAVAGNNIGAIYDRFEKSGLKIVAAKMMQLDDKKAGGFYAEHAERPFYNDLVSFMTSGPVLVSVLEGENAIAKHRDIMGATNPKDAAEGTIRADFASSIDENAVHGSDSAESAAREISYFFNEDEVCARTR encoded by the coding sequence ATGGCTAACGAACGTACTTTATCTATCATCAAACCTGACGCAGTAGCTGGCAACAATATCGGCGCTATCTACGATCGTTTTGAAAAATCAGGTCTAAAAATTGTTGCCGCTAAAATGATGCAACTTGATGATAAAAAAGCGGGCGGTTTTTACGCTGAGCACGCTGAGCGTCCATTCTACAACGATCTAGTATCATTTATGACTTCAGGTCCAGTATTGGTATCTGTATTAGAAGGCGAAAATGCGATCGCTAAGCATCGTGATATCATGGGCGCTACTAATCCAAAAGACGCCGCTGAAGGCACTATTCGTGCTGACTTCGCTAGCAGCATCGATGAAAACGCGGTTCATGGTTCAGATTCAGCAGAATCAGCAGCACGTGAAATCAGCTACTTCTTCAATGAAGATGAAGTTTGTGCACGTACGCGTTAA
- a CDS encoding DUF2237 family protein: protein MSSDYHPNPANNQANVLGTALASCCFDPITGYYRNGFCHTGNHDVGQHTVCAKMTSEFLNFSASRGNDLITPLPEYGFSGLKPGDYWCICALRWVEALDFDIAPQIKLEACHESLLSLVDIDTLKSYAL, encoded by the coding sequence ATGTCATCTGATTACCACCCAAACCCTGCCAACAATCAAGCCAATGTCTTAGGTACGGCACTTGCCAGCTGCTGCTTTGACCCTATTACCGGTTATTACCGCAACGGCTTTTGTCATACTGGCAACCATGACGTCGGTCAGCACACCGTATGCGCCAAGATGACCAGCGAGTTTTTGAACTTTTCTGCCAGTCGCGGCAATGATTTGATTACGCCGCTACCTGAGTATGGATTTTCTGGCCTCAAGCCTGGTGATTATTGGTGCATTTGCGCGTTACGCTGGGTCGAAGCTTTGGACTTTGATATTGCCCCGCAAATCAAACTAGAAGCTTGCCACGAAAGCTTATTGAGCTTGGTCGATATTGATACTTTGAAAAGTTACGCCCTTTAA
- a CDS encoding chromosome condensation regulator RCC1 has protein sequence MRLSRLTQAVAVVTAALILTACGSDSDTATAIIDGTPPLLTTDSNFTDGYSAVAAVFVSGQVQDSSGVKSLTYMHNNESAQALTLDTDGYFDDRILLTLGSNTIVLEATDNAGNIMRSTKTIYVGDTIAAGGSHTAALRDGQLYGWGRNNYGQTGLGLTTKISDIMGHPDTPMLMNSAPKDLLSIGFNQNHSLAIAQNGQVYSWGEDKYGQLGRGDGGRNDCSKTADCRLDISAIEGIENAVMVAPGYSHNLVLTEEGTVWAFGANGYGQLGNNTSTDSSTPVKVDFTAATEAGHIVQVVVSGNSSYALDDKGQVWGWGSDAYANLGKGKVCNTTTNCINVNATPVRIHVINETINNAINAKTDDATQKTDDQPAIDVEKVTQLTAGKDHILALTNKDAVYGWGLNATSQLGYNGETFNGSEKAWADIITSPTKLPWFTDKEVRRVYANGNASYALLDNVATNNGSSTTDGILYAWGMFGETNGAGKTIYNDLDEPTNKLPNLKNIDNMAMGAMHLIAHEKSFDQDNNTLKAGHLFTWGWSFEGSLGNKDTTHIWMYNNPIPVALPSQL, from the coding sequence ATGCGTTTATCCCGTCTTACTCAAGCTGTCGCGGTCGTTACCGCAGCCTTGATTCTTACTGCTTGTGGCAGTGATTCCGACACAGCCACTGCTATCATAGATGGGACACCGCCACTACTAACCACTGATAGCAACTTTACTGATGGCTATAGCGCGGTTGCCGCGGTATTTGTCTCAGGACAAGTACAAGATAGCAGCGGCGTTAAATCATTGACCTATATGCATAATAACGAATCAGCCCAGGCGCTAACGCTAGATACTGATGGTTATTTTGATGATCGTATTTTATTAACGCTAGGTAGCAATACCATTGTCTTAGAAGCCACAGACAATGCTGGTAATATCATGCGCTCAACCAAAACCATCTACGTAGGCGATACCATAGCGGCAGGTGGTTCGCATACCGCTGCCCTGCGTGATGGTCAGCTATATGGTTGGGGTCGCAACAACTATGGTCAGACAGGACTCGGTCTGACCACAAAAATCAGCGATATTATGGGACACCCAGACACGCCGATGCTAATGAACAGCGCACCAAAAGATTTGTTATCTATTGGTTTTAATCAAAATCATTCACTCGCTATTGCTCAAAATGGTCAAGTTTATAGTTGGGGCGAAGACAAATACGGGCAGCTGGGTCGCGGTGATGGGGGTCGTAATGACTGTAGCAAGACTGCAGACTGTCGTTTGGATATCAGCGCGATCGAAGGTATCGAAAATGCCGTCATGGTCGCACCCGGCTATAGCCATAACTTGGTATTGACCGAAGAGGGTACGGTTTGGGCCTTTGGTGCCAATGGGTACGGTCAGCTTGGTAATAATACCAGCACGGATAGCAGCACCCCTGTCAAAGTTGACTTTACAGCAGCCACAGAGGCAGGACATATCGTGCAGGTAGTTGTCAGTGGGAATAGCTCTTATGCCTTAGATGACAAAGGTCAGGTTTGGGGTTGGGGTAGCGATGCTTACGCCAACCTTGGCAAAGGCAAAGTCTGTAACACTACAACCAACTGTATCAACGTCAATGCAACCCCTGTACGTATTCATGTCATTAATGAAACGATTAATAACGCCATTAATGCTAAGACAGATGACGCCACTCAAAAAACTGACGACCAACCCGCTATAGATGTAGAAAAAGTGACCCAATTGACGGCTGGCAAAGACCATATCTTAGCATTGACCAATAAAGACGCAGTGTATGGTTGGGGGTTAAATGCCACTAGTCAATTGGGCTACAATGGTGAGACATTTAATGGCAGCGAAAAGGCATGGGCAGATATCATTACCTCACCGACCAAACTGCCTTGGTTTACAGATAAAGAAGTTCGCCGCGTCTATGCCAATGGCAATGCCAGCTATGCGTTACTGGACAATGTCGCCACTAATAATGGCTCATCAACAACGGATGGTATTCTCTATGCATGGGGCATGTTTGGGGAGACAAATGGCGCAGGCAAGACCATTTACAACGACCTAGATGAACCAACCAATAAGCTGCCGAATCTAAAGAATATCGATAATATGGCCATGGGTGCCATGCATCTGATTGCTCATGAAAAATCGTTTGACCAAGATAATAATACGCTGAAAGCTGGTCATTTATTTACGTGGGGCTGGAGCTTTGAAGGCTCACTCGGCAACAAAGACACCACTCATATTTGGATGTATAACAACCCTATCCCAGTTGCTTTACCTAGTCAGCTATAA